In Bacillus toyonensis BCT-7112, a single window of DNA contains:
- the mtaB gene encoding tRNA (N(6)-L-threonylcarbamoyladenosine(37)-C(2))-methylthiotransferase MtaB has protein sequence MSTVAFHTLGCKVNHYETEAIWQLFKQGGYERTEYEKKSDVYVINTCTVTNTGDKKSRQVIRRAVRQNPDAVICVTGCYAQTSPAEIMAIPGVDIVVGTQDREKMLGYIEEFRKERQPINAVRNIMKTRVYEELDVPYFTDRTRASLKIQEGCNNFCTFCIIPWARGLMRSRDGKEVIKQAQQLVDAGYKEIVLTGIHTGGYGEDIKDYNLAGLLRDMEAEVGGLKRLRISSIEASQISDEVIEVLDKSEVVVRHLHIPLQSGSNTVLKRMRRKYTMEFFQERLDRLKEALPGLAITSDVIVGFPGETEEEFMETYNFIKENRFSELHVFPYSKRTGTPAARMEDQVPEDVKNDRVHRLIELSNQLAKEYASQFEGEVLEIIPEEQFKDGDREGLYVGYTDNYLKIVFEGSEELIGKLVKVKITKAGYPYNEAQFVRVIEDDVKKESASA, from the coding sequence ATGTCAACTGTTGCGTTCCACACGTTAGGTTGTAAAGTAAACCACTATGAAACAGAAGCTATTTGGCAATTGTTTAAACAAGGTGGTTATGAAAGAACTGAATATGAAAAGAAATCTGATGTATATGTTATTAATACATGTACAGTAACAAATACTGGAGATAAAAAAAGCCGTCAAGTAATTAGACGTGCTGTGCGTCAAAATCCAGATGCGGTTATTTGTGTAACGGGATGTTATGCGCAAACATCTCCAGCTGAAATTATGGCAATTCCAGGTGTAGATATTGTAGTTGGTACACAAGATCGTGAAAAGATGTTAGGATACATCGAAGAATTCCGTAAAGAGCGTCAACCAATTAATGCTGTCCGTAACATTATGAAAACACGTGTATACGAAGAACTTGATGTACCATATTTCACGGATCGTACACGTGCTTCATTAAAAATACAAGAAGGTTGTAATAACTTCTGTACGTTCTGTATTATTCCTTGGGCGCGTGGTTTAATGCGTTCTCGTGATGGAAAAGAAGTTATTAAACAAGCGCAGCAATTAGTGGATGCAGGCTATAAAGAAATCGTATTAACTGGTATTCATACAGGTGGATACGGTGAAGATATTAAAGATTATAACTTAGCTGGATTACTTCGTGATATGGAAGCAGAAGTAGGTGGATTAAAACGTCTTCGTATTTCTTCTATTGAAGCGAGTCAAATTTCAGATGAAGTAATTGAAGTGTTAGACAAATCTGAAGTAGTTGTACGCCACTTGCACATTCCGTTGCAATCAGGATCTAATACTGTATTAAAACGTATGCGTCGTAAGTATACAATGGAATTTTTCCAAGAGCGTTTAGATCGTTTGAAAGAAGCGTTACCAGGTCTTGCGATTACATCAGACGTAATTGTTGGCTTCCCAGGTGAAACAGAAGAAGAATTTATGGAAACGTACAATTTCATTAAAGAGAATCGCTTCTCTGAGTTACACGTATTCCCTTATTCAAAACGTACGGGAACACCTGCAGCGCGTATGGAAGATCAAGTTCCTGAAGATGTGAAGAATGATCGTGTTCACCGTCTAATTGAACTATCTAATCAATTAGCGAAAGAGTATGCTTCACAGTTTGAAGGAGAAGTACTTGAAATTATCCCGGAAGAGCAATTTAAAGATGGCGATCGTGAAGGGTTATATGTAGGTTATACAGATAACTATTTGAAAATTGTCTTTGAAGGGTCAGAAGAATTAATTGGTAAGCTAGTGAAAGTGAAAATTACGAAAGCTGGTTATCCATATAACGAAGCGCAATTTGTTCGTGTTATTGAAGATGATGTGAAAAAAGAATCAGCGAGCGCGTAA
- a CDS encoding 16S rRNA (uracil(1498)-N(3))-methyltransferase, whose translation MQRYFVEEKHVSEAKIRIVGDDVHHIARVMRMSAGDHIYCCVNGKTAVCSIDEITSEFVETAIVEWVEASSELPVFVTIASGLPKGDKLELIFQKGTELGAAAFLPFQASRSIVKWDAKKADKKVERLRKIVKEAAEQSHRSEVPEVHAPASFKQLLSMSGEYDVCLVAYEEEAKQGEKSNFAKALTTMKPGQKLLIVFGPEGGLAEEEITALREHKFVLCSLGPRILRTETAPLYALSAASYHFELMG comes from the coding sequence ATGCAACGTTATTTTGTAGAAGAAAAACATGTAAGTGAAGCAAAGATTCGCATTGTAGGTGATGATGTACATCACATTGCGAGAGTAATGCGTATGTCAGCTGGTGATCACATTTATTGCTGTGTAAACGGAAAAACAGCAGTATGTTCAATTGATGAAATTACCAGTGAATTTGTTGAGACAGCTATTGTAGAATGGGTAGAGGCATCAAGTGAACTTCCTGTGTTCGTGACGATTGCAAGTGGACTGCCAAAAGGAGACAAGCTAGAGTTAATTTTTCAAAAAGGAACCGAGCTTGGGGCAGCCGCATTTTTACCATTTCAAGCATCTCGCTCTATCGTAAAATGGGATGCGAAAAAAGCTGATAAAAAAGTTGAGCGTTTAAGAAAAATTGTGAAAGAAGCTGCGGAACAATCGCATAGAAGTGAAGTTCCAGAAGTACATGCTCCAGCATCGTTTAAGCAATTGCTTTCAATGAGTGGTGAGTATGATGTTTGTCTTGTTGCGTATGAAGAAGAAGCAAAACAAGGCGAGAAATCTAATTTTGCGAAAGCTTTAACGACAATGAAACCAGGTCAAAAGCTATTAATTGTATTTGGCCCAGAAGGCGGTTTAGCTGAGGAAGAGATTACGGCGCTTCGTGAACATAAATTTGTACTATGTAGTTTAGGACCAAGGATTTTAAGAACGGAAACGGCACCGCTTTATGCGTTAAGTGCTGCTTCTTATCATTTTGAATTGATGGGGTGA
- the prmA gene encoding 50S ribosomal protein L11 methyltransferase, whose product MKWSEVSIHTTEEAVEAVSHILHEAGASGVAIEDPAELTKEREQQYGEIYALNPDEYPAEGVLVKAYFPQTDSLQETIAGVKSSIDVLPSYDIEIGTGNITINEVNEEDWATAWKKYYHPVQISDTFTIVPTWEEYTPSSLDEKIIELDPGMAFGTGTHPTTTMCIRALEKTVQSGDTVIDVGTGSGVLSIAAAKLGASSVQAYDLDPVAVESAEMNVRLNKTDDIVSVGQNSLLEGIEGPVDLIVANLLAEIILLFPEDAARVVKSGGLFITSGIIAAKEKVISEALEKAGFTIEEVLRMDDWVAIIARNA is encoded by the coding sequence GTGAAATGGTCAGAAGTTAGTATTCATACAACAGAAGAAGCAGTAGAAGCTGTCTCTCATATTTTACATGAAGCTGGTGCTAGTGGAGTTGCAATTGAGGATCCAGCAGAGTTGACGAAAGAGCGCGAGCAACAATATGGTGAAATTTATGCATTGAACCCAGATGAATACCCGGCAGAGGGTGTATTAGTAAAAGCATATTTCCCACAAACGGATTCTTTACAGGAAACGATTGCGGGTGTAAAATCATCTATTGATGTGCTTCCATCTTACGACATTGAAATTGGTACTGGAAATATTACCATTAACGAAGTCAATGAAGAAGATTGGGCTACTGCTTGGAAAAAGTATTACCATCCAGTACAAATTTCTGATACATTCACAATCGTACCGACATGGGAAGAATACACACCATCTTCTCTGGATGAAAAAATCATTGAATTAGACCCGGGTATGGCGTTTGGTACAGGAACTCATCCAACAACAACGATGTGTATTCGTGCTTTAGAAAAAACAGTTCAATCAGGTGATACTGTCATTGATGTAGGAACGGGTTCAGGTGTACTTAGTATTGCAGCGGCAAAATTAGGTGCGTCTTCTGTTCAAGCATACGATTTAGATCCAGTTGCAGTGGAAAGTGCGGAAATGAATGTACGTTTAAATAAAACAGATGATATCGTATCTGTTGGACAAAATAGTCTTTTAGAAGGTATTGAAGGACCTGTTGATTTAATCGTAGCGAATTTATTAGCAGAAATTATTCTTCTATTCCCTGAAGATGCAGCACGAGTTGTAAAATCAGGTGGATTATTCATTACATCTGGTATTATTGCAGCGAAAGAAAAAGTAATTTCTGAGGCGTTAGAAAAAGCTGGATTTACAATTGAAGAAGTATTACGAATGGATGATTGGGTAGCAATTATTGCACGAAATGCGTAA
- the dnaJ gene encoding chaperone protein DnaJ — translation MSKRDYYEVLGLSQGASKDEIKKAYRRLAKKYHPDVSKEENAIEKFKEVQEAYEVLSDDQKRAQYDQFGHAGATQGFGGGGDFGGGFGFEDIFSSFFGGGGGRRRDPNAPRQGADLQYQVTLDFEEAIFGKELNVEIPVEDPCDTCKGSGAKPGTSKETCKHCSGSGQVSVEQNTPFGRIVNRQACGHCSGTGQMIKEKCTTCHGSGKVRKRKKINVKIPAGIDNGQQIRVSGKGEAGVNGGPAGDLYVVVHVRNHEFFEREGDHIICEMPLTFAQMALGAEVEVPTVHGKVKLKIPAGTQTGTEFRLKGKGAPNVRGYGQGDQYVVVRVVVPTKLNSHQKDLLREFAGQEEQDDSLFGKLKRAFKGE, via the coding sequence ATGAGTAAACGAGACTATTATGAGGTCCTTGGGCTTAGCCAGGGCGCTTCAAAAGATGAAATTAAAAAAGCGTATCGTCGTTTGGCTAAAAAATACCATCCAGACGTAAGTAAAGAAGAAAATGCAATTGAAAAGTTTAAAGAAGTACAAGAGGCATACGAAGTGTTGAGCGATGATCAAAAGCGTGCGCAGTACGATCAATTTGGTCATGCTGGTGCAACTCAAGGCTTCGGTGGCGGAGGAGACTTCGGCGGTGGCTTTGGTTTTGAAGATATCTTTAGTTCGTTCTTTGGCGGCGGTGGCGGCAGACGTCGAGATCCAAATGCTCCGCGCCAAGGTGCTGACTTACAATATCAAGTCACTTTAGACTTTGAAGAAGCTATTTTTGGTAAAGAGTTAAACGTTGAAATTCCAGTAGAAGATCCATGTGATACTTGTAAAGGTAGCGGGGCAAAACCAGGAACTTCAAAAGAAACATGTAAACATTGTTCAGGATCAGGTCAAGTAAGTGTAGAACAAAATACACCGTTTGGTCGTATTGTAAACCGTCAAGCTTGTGGTCATTGTTCAGGAACTGGTCAAATGATTAAAGAAAAATGTACGACATGTCACGGTTCAGGTAAAGTACGTAAGCGTAAAAAAATTAACGTTAAGATTCCAGCTGGTATTGATAATGGCCAACAAATTCGTGTATCTGGAAAAGGTGAAGCGGGCGTAAATGGTGGACCGGCAGGAGATTTATATGTAGTTGTTCATGTAAGAAATCATGAATTCTTCGAGCGTGAAGGTGATCATATTATTTGCGAAATGCCATTAACATTTGCGCAAATGGCACTTGGTGCTGAAGTAGAAGTTCCTACTGTTCATGGGAAAGTGAAGCTGAAAATTCCAGCAGGAACACAAACAGGAACAGAATTCCGCTTAAAAGGAAAAGGTGCTCCAAACGTACGTGGATACGGTCAAGGAGATCAATATGTAGTCGTTCGTGTTGTTGTACCAACAAAATTAAATTCACATCAAAAAGATTTATTACGTGAATTTGCAGGGCAAGAAGAGCAGGATGATAGTTTATTCGGAAAGCTTAAACGTGCTTTCAAAGGGGAATAA
- the dnaK gene encoding chaperone protein DnaK, with translation MSKIIGIDLGTTNSCVAVMEGGEPKVIPNPEGNRTTPSVVAFKNEERQVGEVAKRQAITNPNTIMSVKRHMGTDYKVEVEGKDFTPQEISAIILQNLKASAEAYLGETVTKAVITVPAYFNDAERQATKDAGRIAGLEVERIINEPTAAALAYGLEKQDEEQKILVYDLGGGTFDVSILELADGTFEVISTAGDNRLGGDDFDQVIIDHLVAEFKKENNIDLSQDKMALQRLKDAAEKAKKDLSGVTQTQISLPFISAGAAGPLHLELTLTRAKFEELSAGLVERTLEPTRRALKDAGFAPSELDKVILVGGSTRIPAVQEAIKRETGKEPYKGVNPDEVVALGAAVQGGVLTGDVEGVLLLDVTPLSLGIETMGGVFTKLIERNTTIPTSKSQVFSTAADNQPAVDIHVLQGERPMSADNKTLGRFQLTDLPPAPRGIPQIEVTFDIDANGIVNVRAKDLGTSKEQAITIQSSSGLSDEEVDRMVQEAEANADADQKRKEEVELRNEADQLVFQTDKVVKDLEGKVDAAEVAKATEAKEALQAAIEKNDLDEIRAKKDALQEIVQQLSVKLYEQAQAAAGQAEGAQGAQDAGAKKDNVVDAEFEEVKEDK, from the coding sequence ATGAGTAAAATTATCGGTATTGACTTAGGTACAACAAACTCTTGTGTAGCTGTTATGGAAGGTGGAGAACCAAAGGTTATCCCAAATCCAGAAGGAAACCGTACAACACCTTCTGTTGTAGCTTTCAAAAATGAAGAGCGTCAAGTTGGGGAAGTTGCGAAGCGTCAAGCAATTACAAACCCAAATACAATCATGTCTGTTAAACGTCATATGGGTACAGACTACAAAGTAGAAGTTGAAGGTAAAGATTTTACACCTCAAGAAATTTCTGCAATCATTTTACAAAACTTAAAAGCTTCTGCTGAAGCATACTTAGGTGAAACAGTAACGAAAGCTGTTATTACAGTACCTGCATACTTCAACGATGCAGAGCGTCAAGCAACGAAAGATGCTGGTCGTATCGCTGGTTTAGAAGTTGAGCGTATCATTAACGAACCAACAGCAGCAGCACTTGCTTACGGTTTAGAAAAACAAGATGAAGAGCAAAAAATCTTAGTATATGACTTAGGTGGCGGTACATTTGACGTATCTATCCTTGAGTTAGCAGACGGCACATTCGAAGTTATTTCAACTGCTGGTGACAACCGCCTTGGTGGAGATGACTTTGACCAAGTTATCATCGATCACTTAGTAGCTGAATTCAAAAAAGAAAATAACATTGATTTAAGCCAAGATAAAATGGCACTTCAACGTTTGAAAGATGCAGCTGAAAAAGCGAAAAAAGATCTTTCAGGTGTAACACAAACACAAATTTCATTACCATTCATTAGTGCTGGAGCTGCTGGCCCATTACACTTAGAATTAACGTTAACAAGAGCAAAATTCGAAGAGCTTTCAGCAGGTCTTGTTGAAAGAACATTAGAGCCGACTCGTCGTGCATTAAAAGACGCTGGCTTTGCTCCAAGTGAATTAGATAAAGTTATCCTTGTTGGTGGATCTACTCGTATCCCAGCTGTTCAAGAAGCTATTAAACGTGAAACTGGTAAAGAGCCATACAAAGGCGTAAACCCTGATGAAGTTGTAGCATTAGGTGCTGCGGTTCAAGGTGGCGTACTTACTGGTGATGTAGAAGGCGTACTATTATTAGACGTAACTCCACTTTCTTTAGGTATTGAAACTATGGGTGGTGTGTTCACGAAATTAATCGAGCGTAACACTACAATTCCAACAAGTAAGTCACAAGTATTCTCAACAGCTGCTGATAACCAACCGGCAGTAGACATTCATGTACTACAAGGTGAGCGTCCAATGTCAGCTGACAACAAAACATTAGGTCGTTTCCAATTAACGGATCTTCCACCAGCACCACGTGGTATTCCACAAATCGAAGTAACATTCGATATTGATGCGAACGGTATCGTTAACGTACGTGCAAAAGACTTAGGAACAAGCAAAGAGCAAGCTATTACAATTCAATCATCTTCAGGTCTTTCTGATGAAGAAGTAGATCGTATGGTACAAGAAGCAGAAGCAAATGCTGACGCTGACCAAAAACGTAAGGAAGAAGTTGAACTTCGTAATGAAGCTGACCAACTTGTATTCCAAACAGATAAAGTTGTAAAAGATTTAGAAGGTAAAGTAGATGCGGCTGAGGTTGCAAAAGCGACAGAAGCGAAAGAAGCGTTGCAAGCGGCAATTGAGAAAAACGATCTTGATGAAATCCGTGCGAAAAAAGATGCTTTACAAGAAATCGTACAACAATTAAGCGTTAAATTATACGAGCAAGCTCAAGCAGCTGCAGGGCAAGCAGAAGGTGCACAAGGAGCACAAGACGCTGGCGCGAAAAAAGATAATGTAGTAGACGCTGAATTTGAAGAAGTAAAAGAAGACAAGTAA
- the grpE gene encoding nucleotide exchange factor GrpE, with amino-acid sequence MEERNEQVVEEVKEAQVEEAVTPENSEKTVEEKSEAALLQEKVDELQAKLTETEGRTLRLQADFENYKRRVQMDKQAADKYRAQSLVSDILPALDNFERAMQVEATDEQTKSLLQGMEMVHRQLLEALTKEGVEAIEAVGKQFDPNEHQAIMQVEDSEFESNAVVEEFQKGYKLKDRVIRPSMVKVNQ; translated from the coding sequence GTGGAAGAGCGTAACGAACAAGTGGTAGAAGAAGTGAAAGAAGCGCAAGTTGAAGAAGCTGTCACGCCAGAAAACAGTGAAAAAACTGTAGAAGAAAAAAGTGAGGCTGCTCTTTTACAAGAAAAAGTAGATGAGTTACAAGCGAAACTAACGGAAACGGAAGGTCGCACATTACGTCTACAAGCTGATTTTGAAAATTATAAGCGCCGTGTCCAAATGGATAAACAGGCTGCTGACAAATATAGAGCACAAAGTCTAGTTTCAGATATTTTGCCAGCTCTTGATAATTTTGAAAGAGCGATGCAAGTGGAAGCGACTGACGAGCAAACGAAATCCTTGTTACAAGGTATGGAAATGGTGCATCGTCAATTGCTAGAAGCGTTGACTAAAGAAGGTGTGGAAGCGATTGAAGCTGTTGGTAAACAGTTTGATCCGAATGAACACCAAGCTATTATGCAAGTGGAAGACAGTGAATTTGAATCAAACGCGGTAGTTGAAGAATTCCAAAAAGGTTATAAACTAAAAGACCGTGTGATTCGCCCATCAATGGTAAAAGTAAATCAATAA
- the hrcA gene encoding heat-inducible transcriptional repressor HrcA, translating into MLTERQLLILQTIIDDFIGSAQPVGSRTLAKKEEITFSSATIRNEMADLEELGFIEKTHSSSGRVPSEKGYRFYVDHLLAPQNLPNDEIVQIKDLFAERIFEAEKVAQQSAQILSELTSYTAIVLGPKLSTNKLKNVQIVPLDRQTAVAIIVTDTGHVQSKTITVPESVDLSDLEKMVNILNEKLSGVPMAELHNKIFKEIVTVLRGYVHNYDSAIKMLDGTFQVPLSEKIYFGGKANMLSQPEFHDIHKVRSLLTMIDNEAAFYDILRHKQVGIQVKIGRENSSTAMEDCSLISATYSIGEEQLGTIAILGPTRMQYSRVISLLQLFTRQFTDGLKK; encoded by the coding sequence ATGCTTACGGAACGTCAGCTCTTAATTTTACAAACAATTATTGATGACTTTATTGGATCAGCGCAGCCCGTTGGGTCTAGAACGTTGGCTAAAAAAGAAGAAATCACATTTAGTTCAGCTACTATTCGAAATGAAATGGCTGATTTAGAAGAATTAGGTTTTATTGAAAAAACACATAGTTCTTCTGGACGGGTTCCTTCTGAGAAAGGATACCGATTTTATGTAGACCATCTTTTAGCGCCGCAAAACTTACCGAACGATGAAATTGTACAAATTAAAGATTTATTTGCTGAAAGAATTTTTGAAGCAGAAAAAGTTGCACAGCAATCTGCTCAAATTTTATCAGAGCTTACGAGCTATACGGCGATTGTTCTAGGGCCTAAGTTAAGCACAAATAAACTTAAAAACGTACAAATTGTGCCGCTTGATCGTCAAACAGCAGTCGCTATTATTGTAACGGATACAGGGCATGTACAAAGTAAAACGATTACCGTTCCGGAATCTGTTGATTTATCAGATTTAGAAAAAATGGTTAACATTTTAAATGAAAAGCTATCTGGTGTACCGATGGCAGAACTTCATAATAAAATCTTTAAAGAGATTGTTACAGTTTTACGTGGGTATGTTCATAATTACGATAGTGCGATAAAAATGTTAGATGGTACATTTCAAGTTCCGTTATCGGAAAAGATATACTTTGGAGGGAAAGCGAATATGCTTTCGCAACCGGAGTTCCATGACATTCATAAAGTAAGATCTTTGCTGACGATGATTGATAATGAGGCTGCGTTTTATGACATTTTGCGTCATAAACAAGTCGGAATTCAAGTGAAAATTGGTAGAGAAAATTCTTCTACGGCAATGGAGGATTGCAGTTTGATTTCTGCAACGTATTCGATTGGAGAAGAGCAACTTGGAACAATTGCAATTTTAGGTCCGACGAGAATGCAATACTCTCGTGTAATTAGTTTACTGCAGTTATTTACAAGACAGTTTACAGACGGACTTAAAAAGTAA
- the hemW gene encoding radical SAM family heme chaperone HemW, with protein MVQAAYIHIPFCQHICHYCDFNKVFIERQPVDQYLEYLEKEIINTVQKVPFDSMKTIFVGGGTPTALNMEQTKKLLEIINRHLRPFAPNCELTFEANPGDLPKEKLNVLLEGGVNRISFGVQTFRDELLEKIGRKHTREDAFLAIREAQEVGFKNINVDIIYALPGQTIEDVKETLDIAFTLGVQHFSAYSLIVEPKTVFYNLMNKGKLRLPGEDHEAKMYEMVMDEMEKHGYSQYEISNFSKGDNESRHNLTYWNNEEYYGFGAGAHSYVNGERIQNVGPLKQYFNKIDETGFPYLDVHEVTEKEKMEEELFLGLRKTKGVSKIAFQKKFNIEMDQVFAKQLQGNQEQGLLEERDGYVRLTRKGKLLGNEVFQSFLID; from the coding sequence TTGGTACAAGCTGCATATATTCATATTCCGTTTTGTCAGCATATTTGTCACTATTGTGATTTTAATAAAGTGTTTATTGAACGCCAACCGGTAGATCAATATTTAGAGTACTTAGAGAAAGAAATAATAAATACGGTTCAAAAAGTACCGTTTGATAGTATGAAAACGATTTTTGTTGGTGGAGGAACGCCGACAGCATTAAATATGGAACAGACAAAAAAATTACTCGAGATTATTAATCGTCATTTGCGTCCGTTTGCTCCGAATTGTGAATTGACATTTGAAGCGAATCCAGGAGATCTGCCGAAAGAGAAGTTGAATGTACTGCTAGAAGGTGGAGTGAATCGAATTAGTTTTGGTGTGCAAACGTTCCGTGATGAACTGCTGGAGAAAATCGGGCGCAAGCATACGAGGGAAGATGCATTCCTAGCGATTCGAGAAGCTCAAGAAGTAGGCTTTAAAAATATTAATGTAGATATTATTTATGCTTTGCCAGGACAAACGATAGAAGATGTGAAGGAAACATTAGACATTGCCTTTACGCTTGGTGTACAACATTTCTCGGCATATTCATTAATTGTGGAACCCAAAACAGTGTTTTATAACTTAATGAATAAAGGGAAATTGCGTCTTCCGGGTGAAGACCATGAAGCGAAAATGTATGAAATGGTAATGGATGAAATGGAGAAACACGGTTATAGCCAGTATGAAATTAGTAATTTCTCAAAAGGTGATAATGAAAGTAGACATAATCTCACATACTGGAATAATGAAGAGTACTATGGATTTGGAGCTGGAGCGCATAGTTATGTAAATGGGGAACGTATTCAAAATGTAGGTCCGCTGAAGCAATATTTTAATAAAATTGATGAAACAGGATTTCCTTATTTAGATGTTCATGAAGTGACTGAGAAGGAAAAAATGGAAGAAGAGTTGTTTTTAGGACTTCGAAAAACAAAAGGTGTTTCTAAAATAGCATTCCAAAAGAAATTCAATATAGAGATGGATCAAGTTTTCGCGAAGCAGTTACAAGGCAATCAAGAACAAGGGTTGCTTGAAGAAAGAGATGGATATGTGCGTTTAACACGAAAAGGGAAATTATTAGGGAATGAAGTGTTCCAGTCATTTTTGATTGACTAA
- a CDS encoding winged helix-turn-helix transcriptional regulator — MSENIRKDIQEKLQNGNFNCEKELTLSIISGKWKVVILWHLGVEGPHRFSELQRLFPSISHKVLSNQLKELMEDGIVDRTVYPEIPPRVEYYMTELGMSLLPIVEMMYDWGKMRMEQIRNTLEK, encoded by the coding sequence ATGTCCGAAAATATTCGAAAAGATATTCAAGAGAAACTACAAAATGGTAATTTTAATTGTGAAAAGGAATTGACGCTTTCTATTATTAGTGGAAAGTGGAAAGTTGTGATACTGTGGCATCTTGGTGTGGAAGGGCCTCATCGTTTTAGCGAATTACAACGGTTATTCCCAAGCATTTCTCATAAAGTTTTGTCGAACCAATTAAAAGAGTTAATGGAAGATGGGATTGTTGATCGAACAGTATATCCCGAAATTCCTCCTCGTGTTGAGTATTATATGACGGAACTAGGCATGTCACTTTTACCAATCGTTGAAATGATGTATGATTGGGGAAAAATGCGAATGGAACAAATCCGTAATACGTTAGAGAAGTAG